The following proteins are co-located in the Flavobacteriales bacterium genome:
- a CDS encoding GatB/YqeY domain-containing protein produces the protein MSLTAQINGDIKQAMLAKEKEKLAALRAIKAALLLEATKEGNNGEITEAAELSILQKLYKQRTDASKIYIEQGREDLANEENFQASVIKAYLPEQMSEAEITKVVKEIIASVGASSPSDMGKVMGPTMGRLKGKADGNLISKIVKQELS, from the coding sequence ATGAGTTTAACAGCACAAATAAACGGAGATATCAAGCAAGCCATGTTAGCTAAAGAGAAAGAGAAGTTAGCTGCTCTTAGAGCGATTAAGGCTGCTTTATTATTAGAAGCGACTAAAGAAGGGAATAATGGAGAAATTACTGAAGCTGCTGAGCTTAGTATTTTACAAAAACTATATAAGCAACGAACAGATGCTTCAAAAATATATATCGAACAGGGGCGCGAAGATTTAGCAAATGAGGAAAATTTTCAAGCTTCTGTAATAAAAGCTTACCTTCCTGAACAAATGAGTGAAGCTGAAATCACTAAAGTAGTCAAGGAAATTATTGCTTCAGTTGGAGCGTCTTCACCATCAGACATGGGGAAAGTAATGGGACCGACAATGGGAAGACTAAAAGGAAAAGCTGATGGAAATCTAATTTCTAAAATTGTTAAGCAGGAACTAAGTTAA
- a CDS encoding thioredoxin-like domain-containing protein gives MGRVVVIVLLIVRGMVSYSQTLTGEFFFHAEQQIELYGHTGLKARLLDSCKADSLGRFELNYSVLNKGMGYLQASDYSTIPIVLDGNNIKLSGTHLVEYESFRFVNSIENKSYYDYINAHQQHEAVLSGWKYTLKQYQANKVYQERQQIISIIQTQIKEVEAADVFMINSLPDSSYVKYLLPIQNLVESIATVAKYYPEEIPSKLAQFRSINYADKRLYYSGMLSKLLDAHYWLIENSGKPLDSVFVEMNLSTDLLLESLENDNKVFNEVTDYLFDLLEKHSLFKASEYLALKVLTQNSCTVDADLANQLEIYRTMKVGNKAKDLLFNGVTVKEGKELQKRSQFTHLSSAYKLIIFGASWCPKCTQEIPKVSSLYHKWQGKGMDVVLVSLDNNKEDYISFVKDFPFLSTCDFKQWDTQAAKDYHVFSTPTMFLLDRENNIVLRPNSIEQVDAWIEFYL, from the coding sequence AAAGGCTCGATTATTGGATAGTTGCAAGGCAGATAGTTTGGGTCGGTTTGAGCTCAATTATTCCGTTCTAAATAAAGGGATGGGATATCTTCAAGCTTCCGATTATTCAACTATTCCGATTGTGCTTGATGGAAATAATATTAAGCTTTCGGGAACACATTTGGTAGAATATGAAAGTTTTCGCTTTGTGAATAGTATTGAAAATAAAAGTTACTACGATTATATCAATGCACATCAGCAACATGAAGCTGTTTTATCTGGATGGAAATATACCTTAAAGCAATATCAAGCAAATAAGGTATACCAAGAGCGTCAGCAAATCATCAGTATTATTCAAACTCAAATTAAGGAGGTAGAAGCAGCGGATGTTTTTATGATTAACAGTTTACCCGATAGCAGCTATGTCAAATATTTGTTACCTATTCAAAATCTTGTTGAATCTATAGCTACAGTTGCTAAGTATTACCCCGAAGAAATTCCATCGAAATTAGCCCAATTTCGATCAATAAATTATGCTGATAAAAGACTGTATTACAGTGGGATGCTAAGTAAGCTGTTAGATGCTCATTATTGGCTCATCGAGAACAGTGGAAAACCATTGGATAGCGTTTTTGTAGAAATGAATCTTTCAACAGATTTACTCTTGGAGAGTTTAGAAAATGATAATAAAGTTTTTAATGAAGTTACTGATTACCTCTTCGACTTATTAGAAAAGCATAGCCTTTTTAAGGCTTCTGAATATTTAGCACTTAAAGTGCTAACTCAAAATAGCTGTACAGTTGATGCAGATTTAGCGAATCAGTTGGAGATATATAGAACAATGAAAGTGGGGAATAAAGCCAAAGATTTGTTATTTAATGGAGTAACGGTAAAGGAAGGAAAAGAGCTGCAGAAAAGGTCTCAGTTTACCCACCTGTCTTCAGCTTACAAGCTTATTATATTTGGTGCTAGTTGGTGTCCGAAGTGTACTCAGGAAATACCAAAAGTCAGTAGTTTATATCATAAATGGCAGGGAAAAGGAATGGATGTAGTACTGGTATCTTTAGACAATAATAAGGAAGATTATATTAGCTTTGTTAAAGATTTTCCATTTCTTTCTACTTGTGATTTTAAACAATGGGATACACAAGCAGCCAAAGATTATCATGTGTTCTCAACCCCTACAATGTTTTTATTAGACCGAGAAAATAACATTGTACTAAGACCGAATTCTATAGAACAGGTTGATGCTTGGATTGAGTTTTATTTATAA